One genomic region from Accipiter gentilis chromosome Z, bAccGen1.1, whole genome shotgun sequence encodes:
- the MIER3 gene encoding mesoderm induction early response protein 3 isoform X2 has protein sequence MAEASFGSSSPVGSLSSEDHDFDPSAEMLVHDYDDERTLEEEEMMEESKNFSSEIEDLEKEGNMPLEDLLAFYGYEPTIPVMAGSSADSSPSELADELPDMTLDKEEIAKDLLSGDDEETQSSADDLTPSVTSHEATDFFPRPLRSNTTCDGDKESDGEDLEADNGNSSEDLRKEIMVGSQYQAEIPPYLGRYSDDEKVYENEDHLLWKPDVISESKVKEYLFETSLRTGNEKMIGRIPEGLHTRDNEQALYELLKSSHNVKEAIERYCSNGKASQEMTAWTEEECRSFEHALLIYGKDFHLIQKNKVRTRTVAECVAFYYMWKKSERYDYFAQQTRFGKKRYNHHPGVTDYMDRLVDEAEALGGAVHSSALTSNSRTETIPDQQLSILNSITANELTALTNSVATVCHTSDVNCLDDTFPPMDSLPRAPVNHVPVGTEELLNLPSNGESDCFNLFETGFYHSELNPMNMCSEETERPAKRLKMGIAVPESFMSDVSVNNLGVDFENHTHHITSAKMAVSVADFSSLSANETNGFINTHTLHQHAALHSE, from the exons ATGGCGGAG GCTTCCTTTGGGAGTTCGAGCCCAG TTGGCTCTTTATCGTCTGAGGATCATGACTTTGACCCATCTGCTGAAATGCTGGTACATGATTATGATGATGAGCGAACTCTCGAAGAAGAGGAGATgatggaagaaagcaaaaatttcAGTTCTGAAATTGAAGATTTAGAAAAG GAAGGAAACATGCCATTGGAAGATTTACTGGCATTCTATGGCTATGAACCCACGATTCCAGTTATGGCGGGTTCCAGTGCTGATAGCTCTCCAAGTGAACTTGCAGATGAACTTCCAGATATGACTCTAGATAAA GAGGAAATAGCTAAAGACCTCTTGTCGGGTGATGATGAAGAAACACAGTCCTCTGCTGATGACTTGACACCATCAGTTACTTCACATGAGGCTACTGACTTCTTTCCTCGGCCATTAAGAT CAAACACTACATGTGATGGAGATAAGGAATCAGATGGTGAAGATCTAGAGGCAGACAATGGTAATTCATCTGAAGATTTGAGAAAG GAAATAATGGTTGGTTCACAGTACCAGGCTGAAATTCCACCTTACCTTGGCAGATACAGTGATGATGAAAAGG TCTATGAAAATGAAGACCATTTACTTTGGAAACCTGATGTGATCTCAGAAAGTAAAGTTAAAGAATACCTTTTTGAAACCTCCTTAagaacaggaaatgaaaaaatgatTGGCAGAATTCCTGAAGGACTACATACACGGGACAATGAACAA GCACTGTATGAACTTCTTAAAAGTAGCCATAATGTTAAAGAAGCAATTGAGAGGTACTGCTCAAATGGAAAGGCGTCTCAGG AGATGACAGCATGGACAGAAGAAGAATGCAGAAGCTTTGAACATGCACTTCTTATTTATGGAAAAGACTTTCATCTCATACAGAAAAACAAG GTAAGAACCAGAACAGTTGCTGAGTGTGTGGCTTTCTATTACATGTGGAAGAAGTCAGAACGTTATGATTACTTTGCTCAGCAAACAAGATTTGGAAAGAAGAGATACAACCATCATCCAGGAGTTAC GGACTACATGGATCGTTTGGTCGATGAAGCAGAAGCCCTTGGTGGCGCAGTGCATTCTTCAGCCTTAACATCTAATAGTCGAACAGAAACCATTCCTGATCAACAGTTAAGCATTCTGAACTCTATCACTGCCAATGAGTTGACAG CATTGACAAATAGTGTAGCTACAGTCTGCCACACTTCAGATGTGAACTGCCTGGATGACACCTTTCCTCCTATGGACAGCTTACCCCGAGCACCAGTTAATCACGTGCCTGTTGGAACAGAAGAATTGCTTAACTTGCCTAGCAATGGTGAAAGtgattgttttaatttattcGAGACTGGCTTTTATCATTCAGAGCTAAACCCAATGAACATGTGCAGTGAGGAGACAGAAAGACCTGCAAAGAGATTGAAAATGGGAATTGCTGTCCCAGAATCTTTCATGAGTGATGTCTCTGTAAATAACCTTGGTGTGGACTTCGAGAACCACACACACCATATTACCAGTGCCAAAATGGCTGTTTCAGTGGCTGACTTCAGCAGTCTATCTGCAAATGAGACAAATGGTTTTATCAATACCCACACTCTTCACCAACATGCTGCCCTTCACTCAGAATGA
- the MIER3 gene encoding mesoderm induction early response protein 3 isoform X1, with translation MAEASFGSSSPVGSLSSEDHDFDPSAEMLVHDYDDERTLEEEEMMEESKNFSSEIEDLEKEGNMPLEDLLAFYGYEPTIPVMAGSSADSSPSELADELPDMTLDKEEIAKDLLSGDDEETQSSADDLTPSVTSHEATDFFPRPLRSNTTCDGDKESDGEDLEADNGNSSEDLRKEIMVGSQYQAEIPPYLGRYSDDEKVYENEDHLLWKPDVISESKVKEYLFETSLRTGNEKMIGRIPEGLHTRDNEQALYELLKSSHNVKEAIERYCSNGKASQEEMTAWTEEECRSFEHALLIYGKDFHLIQKNKVRTRTVAECVAFYYMWKKSERYDYFAQQTRFGKKRYNHHPGVTDYMDRLVDEAEALGGAVHSSALTSNSRTETIPDQQLSILNSITANELTALTNSVATVCHTSDVNCLDDTFPPMDSLPRAPVNHVPVGTEELLNLPSNGESDCFNLFETGFYHSELNPMNMCSEETERPAKRLKMGIAVPESFMSDVSVNNLGVDFENHTHHITSAKMAVSVADFSSLSANETNGFINTHTLHQHAALHSE, from the exons ATGGCGGAG GCTTCCTTTGGGAGTTCGAGCCCAG TTGGCTCTTTATCGTCTGAGGATCATGACTTTGACCCATCTGCTGAAATGCTGGTACATGATTATGATGATGAGCGAACTCTCGAAGAAGAGGAGATgatggaagaaagcaaaaatttcAGTTCTGAAATTGAAGATTTAGAAAAG GAAGGAAACATGCCATTGGAAGATTTACTGGCATTCTATGGCTATGAACCCACGATTCCAGTTATGGCGGGTTCCAGTGCTGATAGCTCTCCAAGTGAACTTGCAGATGAACTTCCAGATATGACTCTAGATAAA GAGGAAATAGCTAAAGACCTCTTGTCGGGTGATGATGAAGAAACACAGTCCTCTGCTGATGACTTGACACCATCAGTTACTTCACATGAGGCTACTGACTTCTTTCCTCGGCCATTAAGAT CAAACACTACATGTGATGGAGATAAGGAATCAGATGGTGAAGATCTAGAGGCAGACAATGGTAATTCATCTGAAGATTTGAGAAAG GAAATAATGGTTGGTTCACAGTACCAGGCTGAAATTCCACCTTACCTTGGCAGATACAGTGATGATGAAAAGG TCTATGAAAATGAAGACCATTTACTTTGGAAACCTGATGTGATCTCAGAAAGTAAAGTTAAAGAATACCTTTTTGAAACCTCCTTAagaacaggaaatgaaaaaatgatTGGCAGAATTCCTGAAGGACTACATACACGGGACAATGAACAA GCACTGTATGAACTTCTTAAAAGTAGCCATAATGTTAAAGAAGCAATTGAGAGGTACTGCTCAAATGGAAAGGCGTCTCAGG AAGAGATGACAGCATGGACAGAAGAAGAATGCAGAAGCTTTGAACATGCACTTCTTATTTATGGAAAAGACTTTCATCTCATACAGAAAAACAAG GTAAGAACCAGAACAGTTGCTGAGTGTGTGGCTTTCTATTACATGTGGAAGAAGTCAGAACGTTATGATTACTTTGCTCAGCAAACAAGATTTGGAAAGAAGAGATACAACCATCATCCAGGAGTTAC GGACTACATGGATCGTTTGGTCGATGAAGCAGAAGCCCTTGGTGGCGCAGTGCATTCTTCAGCCTTAACATCTAATAGTCGAACAGAAACCATTCCTGATCAACAGTTAAGCATTCTGAACTCTATCACTGCCAATGAGTTGACAG CATTGACAAATAGTGTAGCTACAGTCTGCCACACTTCAGATGTGAACTGCCTGGATGACACCTTTCCTCCTATGGACAGCTTACCCCGAGCACCAGTTAATCACGTGCCTGTTGGAACAGAAGAATTGCTTAACTTGCCTAGCAATGGTGAAAGtgattgttttaatttattcGAGACTGGCTTTTATCATTCAGAGCTAAACCCAATGAACATGTGCAGTGAGGAGACAGAAAGACCTGCAAAGAGATTGAAAATGGGAATTGCTGTCCCAGAATCTTTCATGAGTGATGTCTCTGTAAATAACCTTGGTGTGGACTTCGAGAACCACACACACCATATTACCAGTGCCAAAATGGCTGTTTCAGTGGCTGACTTCAGCAGTCTATCTGCAAATGAGACAAATGGTTTTATCAATACCCACACTCTTCACCAACATGCTGCCCTTCACTCAGAATGA
- the MIER3 gene encoding mesoderm induction early response protein 3 isoform X3 gives MKTKFCSAFKIGSLSSEDHDFDPSAEMLVHDYDDERTLEEEEMMEESKNFSSEIEDLEKEGNMPLEDLLAFYGYEPTIPVMAGSSADSSPSELADELPDMTLDKEEIAKDLLSGDDEETQSSADDLTPSVTSHEATDFFPRPLRSNTTCDGDKESDGEDLEADNGNSSEDLRKEIMVGSQYQAEIPPYLGRYSDDEKVYENEDHLLWKPDVISESKVKEYLFETSLRTGNEKMIGRIPEGLHTRDNEQALYELLKSSHNVKEAIERYCSNGKASQEEMTAWTEEECRSFEHALLIYGKDFHLIQKNKVRTRTVAECVAFYYMWKKSERYDYFAQQTRFGKKRYNHHPGVTDYMDRLVDEAEALGGAVHSSALTSNSRTETIPDQQLSILNSITANELTALTNSVATVCHTSDVNCLDDTFPPMDSLPRAPVNHVPVGTEELLNLPSNGESDCFNLFETGFYHSELNPMNMCSEETERPAKRLKMGIAVPESFMSDVSVNNLGVDFENHTHHITSAKMAVSVADFSSLSANETNGFINTHTLHQHAALHSE, from the exons atgaaaacaaagttttgtAGCGCTTTTAAAA TTGGCTCTTTATCGTCTGAGGATCATGACTTTGACCCATCTGCTGAAATGCTGGTACATGATTATGATGATGAGCGAACTCTCGAAGAAGAGGAGATgatggaagaaagcaaaaatttcAGTTCTGAAATTGAAGATTTAGAAAAG GAAGGAAACATGCCATTGGAAGATTTACTGGCATTCTATGGCTATGAACCCACGATTCCAGTTATGGCGGGTTCCAGTGCTGATAGCTCTCCAAGTGAACTTGCAGATGAACTTCCAGATATGACTCTAGATAAA GAGGAAATAGCTAAAGACCTCTTGTCGGGTGATGATGAAGAAACACAGTCCTCTGCTGATGACTTGACACCATCAGTTACTTCACATGAGGCTACTGACTTCTTTCCTCGGCCATTAAGAT CAAACACTACATGTGATGGAGATAAGGAATCAGATGGTGAAGATCTAGAGGCAGACAATGGTAATTCATCTGAAGATTTGAGAAAG GAAATAATGGTTGGTTCACAGTACCAGGCTGAAATTCCACCTTACCTTGGCAGATACAGTGATGATGAAAAGG TCTATGAAAATGAAGACCATTTACTTTGGAAACCTGATGTGATCTCAGAAAGTAAAGTTAAAGAATACCTTTTTGAAACCTCCTTAagaacaggaaatgaaaaaatgatTGGCAGAATTCCTGAAGGACTACATACACGGGACAATGAACAA GCACTGTATGAACTTCTTAAAAGTAGCCATAATGTTAAAGAAGCAATTGAGAGGTACTGCTCAAATGGAAAGGCGTCTCAGG AAGAGATGACAGCATGGACAGAAGAAGAATGCAGAAGCTTTGAACATGCACTTCTTATTTATGGAAAAGACTTTCATCTCATACAGAAAAACAAG GTAAGAACCAGAACAGTTGCTGAGTGTGTGGCTTTCTATTACATGTGGAAGAAGTCAGAACGTTATGATTACTTTGCTCAGCAAACAAGATTTGGAAAGAAGAGATACAACCATCATCCAGGAGTTAC GGACTACATGGATCGTTTGGTCGATGAAGCAGAAGCCCTTGGTGGCGCAGTGCATTCTTCAGCCTTAACATCTAATAGTCGAACAGAAACCATTCCTGATCAACAGTTAAGCATTCTGAACTCTATCACTGCCAATGAGTTGACAG CATTGACAAATAGTGTAGCTACAGTCTGCCACACTTCAGATGTGAACTGCCTGGATGACACCTTTCCTCCTATGGACAGCTTACCCCGAGCACCAGTTAATCACGTGCCTGTTGGAACAGAAGAATTGCTTAACTTGCCTAGCAATGGTGAAAGtgattgttttaatttattcGAGACTGGCTTTTATCATTCAGAGCTAAACCCAATGAACATGTGCAGTGAGGAGACAGAAAGACCTGCAAAGAGATTGAAAATGGGAATTGCTGTCCCAGAATCTTTCATGAGTGATGTCTCTGTAAATAACCTTGGTGTGGACTTCGAGAACCACACACACCATATTACCAGTGCCAAAATGGCTGTTTCAGTGGCTGACTTCAGCAGTCTATCTGCAAATGAGACAAATGGTTTTATCAATACCCACACTCTTCACCAACATGCTGCCCTTCACTCAGAATGA
- the MIER3 gene encoding mesoderm induction early response protein 3 isoform X4 — MLVHDYDDERTLEEEEMMEESKNFSSEIEDLEKEGNMPLEDLLAFYGYEPTIPVMAGSSADSSPSELADELPDMTLDKEEIAKDLLSGDDEETQSSADDLTPSVTSHEATDFFPRPLRSNTTCDGDKESDGEDLEADNGNSSEDLRKEIMVGSQYQAEIPPYLGRYSDDEKVYENEDHLLWKPDVISESKVKEYLFETSLRTGNEKMIGRIPEGLHTRDNEQALYELLKSSHNVKEAIERYCSNGKASQEEMTAWTEEECRSFEHALLIYGKDFHLIQKNKVRTRTVAECVAFYYMWKKSERYDYFAQQTRFGKKRYNHHPGVTDYMDRLVDEAEALGGAVHSSALTSNSRTETIPDQQLSILNSITANELTALTNSVATVCHTSDVNCLDDTFPPMDSLPRAPVNHVPVGTEELLNLPSNGESDCFNLFETGFYHSELNPMNMCSEETERPAKRLKMGIAVPESFMSDVSVNNLGVDFENHTHHITSAKMAVSVADFSSLSANETNGFINTHTLHQHAALHSE, encoded by the exons ATGCTGGTACATGATTATGATGATGAGCGAACTCTCGAAGAAGAGGAGATgatggaagaaagcaaaaatttcAGTTCTGAAATTGAAGATTTAGAAAAG GAAGGAAACATGCCATTGGAAGATTTACTGGCATTCTATGGCTATGAACCCACGATTCCAGTTATGGCGGGTTCCAGTGCTGATAGCTCTCCAAGTGAACTTGCAGATGAACTTCCAGATATGACTCTAGATAAA GAGGAAATAGCTAAAGACCTCTTGTCGGGTGATGATGAAGAAACACAGTCCTCTGCTGATGACTTGACACCATCAGTTACTTCACATGAGGCTACTGACTTCTTTCCTCGGCCATTAAGAT CAAACACTACATGTGATGGAGATAAGGAATCAGATGGTGAAGATCTAGAGGCAGACAATGGTAATTCATCTGAAGATTTGAGAAAG GAAATAATGGTTGGTTCACAGTACCAGGCTGAAATTCCACCTTACCTTGGCAGATACAGTGATGATGAAAAGG TCTATGAAAATGAAGACCATTTACTTTGGAAACCTGATGTGATCTCAGAAAGTAAAGTTAAAGAATACCTTTTTGAAACCTCCTTAagaacaggaaatgaaaaaatgatTGGCAGAATTCCTGAAGGACTACATACACGGGACAATGAACAA GCACTGTATGAACTTCTTAAAAGTAGCCATAATGTTAAAGAAGCAATTGAGAGGTACTGCTCAAATGGAAAGGCGTCTCAGG AAGAGATGACAGCATGGACAGAAGAAGAATGCAGAAGCTTTGAACATGCACTTCTTATTTATGGAAAAGACTTTCATCTCATACAGAAAAACAAG GTAAGAACCAGAACAGTTGCTGAGTGTGTGGCTTTCTATTACATGTGGAAGAAGTCAGAACGTTATGATTACTTTGCTCAGCAAACAAGATTTGGAAAGAAGAGATACAACCATCATCCAGGAGTTAC GGACTACATGGATCGTTTGGTCGATGAAGCAGAAGCCCTTGGTGGCGCAGTGCATTCTTCAGCCTTAACATCTAATAGTCGAACAGAAACCATTCCTGATCAACAGTTAAGCATTCTGAACTCTATCACTGCCAATGAGTTGACAG CATTGACAAATAGTGTAGCTACAGTCTGCCACACTTCAGATGTGAACTGCCTGGATGACACCTTTCCTCCTATGGACAGCTTACCCCGAGCACCAGTTAATCACGTGCCTGTTGGAACAGAAGAATTGCTTAACTTGCCTAGCAATGGTGAAAGtgattgttttaatttattcGAGACTGGCTTTTATCATTCAGAGCTAAACCCAATGAACATGTGCAGTGAGGAGACAGAAAGACCTGCAAAGAGATTGAAAATGGGAATTGCTGTCCCAGAATCTTTCATGAGTGATGTCTCTGTAAATAACCTTGGTGTGGACTTCGAGAACCACACACACCATATTACCAGTGCCAAAATGGCTGTTTCAGTGGCTGACTTCAGCAGTCTATCTGCAAATGAGACAAATGGTTTTATCAATACCCACACTCTTCACCAACATGCTGCCCTTCACTCAGAATGA